The Streptomyces albofaciens JCM 4342 genome has a segment encoding these proteins:
- a CDS encoding SCO5717 family growth-regulating ATPase yields the protein MREQEAFRPDGNDPDDDQSEFDLTGEFKIDFAAPAWYASNDTSGGASTAPAASTPPAATPSTPPTGAPLTGPSQAGPAQSAPQQPQQGASMLPAAPPGFPTLRPDADAAPAPAPTTPPVAPAPVAPAPAPAPTAPVTPPAPPAPVAEAAPEAPAESPEPAEAPSSEAPSSGNVRSGSGIDPSASLWDDDPEPEPEPEPAPAPAPVETAPAEEAPAADEPQADAAAQSGVPAEAEAPAPEFTPQPAPEAEAPVAAQQAPVQQVPAQQPPVQQQPAPDAQQPEPQSQPQQAPQPQQVPQQQAPQQGAPWGAAAGQQAGAPANLPPLPPEYQPADPHAAQAQQQPYQQQAPQTQQQGYAQAQPQQQQQQYPGYPQQQAQQPQAQQPQPPQQQTPVQAQQQPAYGYPQPAYGYPQPQQAAPAPQQTDLNSAAAQGGYGYPQQAQPQQQTPQQAPPQAQQQPAYGYPQQQGGYGYPQAAQGYPQQGAPAQQQYPGYPQQQAQQPQAQQPQPPQQQTPHQAQPQQAQAQVPQQQQPQQPQPQQQPQTPTPVQGTDPNAAANYAQYSPPGQQQPQQRAAPGAPLGYSAAVELTSDRLLRNQPKKKSSAKAQPSRFKLGAKKEEQERQRKLELIRTPVLSCYRIAVISLKGGVGKTTTTTSLGATLAAERQDKILAIDANPDAGTLGRRVRRETGATIRDLVQAIPQLHSYMDIRRFTSQAPSGLEILANDVDPAVSTTFNDDDYRRAIDVLGKQYPIILTDSGTGLLYSAMRGVLDLADQLIIISTPSVDGASSASTTLDWLSAHGYADLVQRGITVISGVRETGKMIKIDDIVSHFETRCRGVVVVPFDEHLAAGAEVDLDMMRPKTREAYFNLAALVAEDFSRAQQAQGVWNDPAAQQQMPGDPNAQQYGQQYGQQGYAQPGQEAQGQPPAGYPPQQGGWTQQPQHPQQPQAQQPPAGWQQPPPDAPQMPGQPGLQPGWTQQPPPQ from the coding sequence GTGAGGGAGCAGGAGGCTTTCCGTCCGGACGGGAACGATCCTGACGACGACCAGTCCGAGTTCGATCTGACGGGTGAATTCAAGATCGATTTTGCGGCTCCGGCCTGGTACGCCAGCAATGACACCAGCGGCGGCGCCTCCACGGCGCCCGCCGCTTCGACACCTCCCGCCGCCACGCCTTCCACGCCGCCCACCGGCGCGCCGCTGACCGGGCCGTCGCAGGCGGGGCCCGCCCAGAGCGCCCCGCAGCAGCCCCAGCAGGGCGCGTCGATGCTGCCTGCCGCGCCGCCCGGGTTCCCGACGCTGCGGCCCGACGCCGACGCCGCCCCGGCGCCCGCGCCCACCACGCCGCCGGTCGCACCCGCGCCCGTCGCGCCCGCGCCCGCGCCCGCGCCGACGGCTCCCGTGACTCCCCCGGCGCCGCCAGCGCCCGTGGCCGAAGCGGCGCCGGAGGCACCCGCCGAGTCCCCGGAGCCCGCGGAGGCGCCGTCGTCCGAGGCGCCCTCCTCCGGGAACGTACGGTCCGGCAGCGGCATCGACCCGTCGGCGTCGCTGTGGGACGACGACCCGGAACCCGAGCCGGAGCCCGAACCGGCCCCCGCGCCCGCTCCGGTGGAGACCGCCCCGGCCGAGGAAGCACCGGCCGCCGACGAGCCGCAGGCGGACGCCGCGGCGCAGTCGGGCGTCCCCGCCGAAGCCGAAGCGCCCGCTCCGGAGTTCACGCCTCAGCCGGCTCCGGAGGCCGAGGCACCGGTCGCCGCGCAGCAGGCACCCGTACAGCAGGTGCCCGCACAGCAGCCCCCTGTACAGCAGCAGCCCGCACCTGACGCGCAGCAGCCGGAGCCCCAGTCCCAGCCTCAGCAGGCCCCGCAGCCGCAGCAGGTTCCCCAGCAGCAGGCGCCCCAGCAGGGTGCGCCTTGGGGTGCTGCCGCCGGGCAGCAGGCAGGTGCGCCTGCGAATCTGCCGCCGCTGCCTCCGGAGTACCAGCCTGCGGACCCGCATGCGGCTCAGGCTCAGCAGCAGCCGTACCAGCAGCAGGCTCCGCAGACCCAGCAGCAGGGGTATGCGCAAGCACAGCCCCAGCAGCAACAACAGCAGTACCCCGGCTACCCCCAGCAGCAGGCACAGCAGCCGCAGGCCCAACAGCCCCAGCCGCCACAGCAGCAGACACCGGTACAGGCCCAGCAGCAGCCCGCGTACGGCTACCCGCAGCCCGCGTACGGGTATCCGCAGCCCCAGCAGGCCGCCCCGGCGCCGCAGCAGACCGACCTCAACTCCGCTGCCGCGCAAGGCGGTTATGGCTACCCGCAACAGGCCCAGCCTCAGCAGCAGACGCCGCAGCAGGCACCCCCGCAGGCCCAGCAGCAGCCCGCGTACGGCTATCCGCAGCAGCAGGGTGGATACGGCTACCCGCAGGCCGCCCAGGGCTACCCGCAACAGGGCGCGCCCGCTCAGCAGCAGTACCCCGGCTACCCGCAGCAGCAGGCACAGCAGCCGCAGGCCCAACAGCCCCAGCCGCCGCAGCAGCAGACACCGCATCAGGCCCAGCCCCAGCAGGCCCAAGCCCAGGTCCCACAACAACAGCAACCGCAGCAGCCGCAGCCTCAGCAGCAGCCGCAAACCCCCACCCCCGTCCAGGGAACCGACCCCAACGCCGCTGCCAACTACGCCCAGTACTCACCGCCGGGCCAGCAGCAGCCGCAGCAGCGGGCCGCCCCCGGCGCGCCCCTGGGCTACAGCGCCGCCGTCGAGCTGACCTCGGACCGGCTGCTGCGCAACCAGCCCAAGAAGAAGTCGAGCGCCAAGGCGCAGCCCTCGCGCTTCAAGCTGGGTGCGAAGAAGGAGGAGCAGGAGCGCCAGCGCAAGCTGGAGCTGATCCGTACGCCGGTGCTCTCCTGCTACCGGATCGCGGTCATCAGCCTCAAGGGCGGCGTCGGCAAGACCACGACGACGACCTCGCTGGGCGCCACGCTCGCCGCCGAGCGCCAGGACAAGATCCTGGCCATCGACGCGAACCCGGACGCCGGCACGCTCGGCCGCCGGGTCCGCCGGGAGACCGGCGCGACCATCCGTGACCTGGTGCAGGCGATCCCGCAGCTGCACAGCTACATGGACATCCGCCGGTTCACCTCGCAGGCGCCGTCCGGCCTGGAGATCCTGGCCAACGACGTGGACCCGGCCGTCTCGACGACGTTCAACGACGACGACTACCGGCGGGCGATCGACGTCCTCGGCAAGCAGTACCCGATCATCCTCACCGACTCGGGCACGGGCCTGCTCTACAGCGCGATGCGCGGGGTGCTGGACCTCGCCGACCAGCTGATCATCATCTCCACGCCGTCGGTGGACGGCGCGAGCAGCGCCAGCACCACGCTGGACTGGCTGTCCGCGCACGGCTACGCCGACCTGGTCCAGCGCGGCATCACGGTGATCTCCGGGGTCCGCGAGACCGGCAAGATGATCAAGATCGACGACATCGTGTCGCACTTCGAGACCCGGTGCCGCGGTGTGGTCGTGGTCCCCTTCGACGAGCACCTGGCCGCCGGTGCCGAGGTCGATCTGGACATGATGCGCCCGAAGACCCGCGAGGCGTACTTCAACCTGGCCGCGCTGGTCGCCGAGGACTTCTCCCGGGCCCAGCAGGCGCAGGGCGTATGGAACGACCCCGCTGCCCAGCAGCAGATGCCGGGCGACCCGAACGCCCAGCAGTACGGGCAGCAGTACGGCCAGCAGGGTTACGCGCAGCCGGGCCAGGAGGCGCAGGGCCAGCCGCCCGCCGGGTACCCGCCGCAGCAGGGCGGGTGGACACAGCAGCCCCAGCACCCCCAGCAGCCGCAGGCCCAGCAGCCGCCGGCCGGCTGGCAGCAGCCGCCCCCGGACGCGCCGCAGATGCCCGGCCAGCCCGGTCTCCAGCCGGGCTGGACGCAGCAGCCTCCGCCGCAGTAG